The following proteins come from a genomic window of Miscanthus floridulus cultivar M001 chromosome 2, ASM1932011v1, whole genome shotgun sequence:
- the LOC136538514 gene encoding WRKY transcription factor 71-like, whose protein sequence is MDSSSQPGGAIGSGGGERNQREEEAAAAEAGNGSQLVMPEDGYEWKKYGQKFIKNIQKIRSYFRCRHRLCGAKKKVEWHPRGPSGDLRIVYEGAHQHGAPEEAAAPPGAQLQGGGASYNRYELGAQYFGGARSQ, encoded by the exons ATGGATTCAAGCTCACAGCCCGGCGGCGCAAT AGGGAgcggaggaggagagagaaaccaaagggaggaggaggcggcggcggcagaggccgGCAACGGCAGCCAGCTGGTGATGCCGGAGGACGGGTACGAGTGGAAGAAGTACGGCCAGAAGTTCATCAAGAACATCCAGAAAATCAG GAGCTACTTCCGGTGCCGGCACAGGCTGTGCGGCGCCAAGAAGAAGGTGGAGTGGCACCCGCGGGGCCCCAGCGGTGACCTCCGCATCGTCTACGAGGGCGCGCACCAGCACGGCGCCCCGGAGGAGGCGGCGGCTCCTCCCGGTGCACAGCTGCAGGGCGGCGGCGCCTCCTACAACAGATACGAGCTGGGCGCGCAGTACTTCGGCGGGGCCCGGTCGCAGTGA